The following are encoded together in the Misgurnus anguillicaudatus chromosome 14, ASM2758022v2, whole genome shotgun sequence genome:
- the rps23 gene encoding small ribosomal subunit protein uS12: MLLMTLFFAQAFVLATPGVLSAVISAERHVIALSCPDSEHAIMGKCRGLRTARKLRNHRREQKWHDKQYKKAHLGTALKANPFGGASHAKGIVLEKVGVEAKQPNSAIRKCVRVQLIKNGKKITAFVPNDGCLNFIEENDEVLVAGFGRKGHAVGDIPGVRFKVVKVANVSLLALYKGKKERPRS, translated from the exons ATGCTTTTAATGACTTTGTTTTTTGCACAGGCATTCGTTTTGGCTACTCCTGGGGTCCTTTCAGCAGTCATTTCCGCAGAGCGTCACGTGATCGCTCTTTCCTGTCCGGACTCGGAGCACGCGATCATGG GCAAGTGTCGTGGACTGCGTACTGCTAGAAAACTGCGTAACCACCGCCGTGAGCAGAAGTGGCATGACAAACAATACAAGAAAGCTCATTTGGGCACAGCTCTGAAGGCCAACCCATTCGGTGGAGCTTCTCACGCCAAAGGCATCGTGCTTGAGAAAGT TGGTGTTGAAGCCAAACAGCCCAACTCTGCTATTAGGAAGTGCGTCAGAGTCCAGCTGATCAAGAACGGCAAGAAGATCACAGCTTTCGTTCCCAACGACGGTTGCCTGAACTTCATTGAG GAAAACGATGAGGTTCTGGTTGCAGGGTTCGGTCGTAAGGGACATGCCGTGGGTGATATTCCCGGTGTACGTTTCAAGGTTGTGAAGGTGGCTAACGTGTCCCTTCTGGCTCTGTACAAAGGCAAGAAGGAGAGACCCAGATCATAA